Proteins from a genomic interval of Acidimicrobiales bacterium:
- a CDS encoding lysophospholipid acyltransferase family protein produces MSTTSRPQLEAVRGALVPIPRPAEEPLPDPRRSDVDEWGRSERTRALVRQVYEPIYRNWFRVEWDGLERIPTSGGALLVANHAGAVPSDAPVIMHGVETELGRPVYGLADHLFKSVPVVGTLWSRSGGVVAHPDNAYRLLREQGQLVLVFPEGTKGTGKLYTDRYQLRRFGRGGFVEIAMRAGVPIVPIAVVGAEEAMPIVAKVPRVASALGVPYVPVTANQLLFGPVLGLVMPLPAKFKLRVLDPVHFDVPPDRPRYSRSRIMDESEAIRRRIQEALADMLRARRSIWFG; encoded by the coding sequence GTGTCCACGACGAGCCGCCCGCAGCTGGAAGCCGTGCGCGGCGCCCTGGTGCCGATCCCCCGCCCGGCCGAGGAGCCGCTGCCCGACCCCCGGCGCAGCGACGTCGACGAGTGGGGCCGCTCGGAGCGCACCCGGGCCCTCGTCCGCCAGGTCTACGAGCCGATCTACCGCAACTGGTTCCGCGTCGAGTGGGACGGCCTCGAGCGCATCCCGACCTCGGGCGGCGCGCTCCTCGTCGCCAACCACGCCGGCGCGGTGCCGTCCGACGCCCCCGTGATCATGCACGGCGTCGAGACCGAGCTCGGCCGGCCCGTGTACGGCCTCGCCGACCACCTCTTCAAGTCCGTCCCGGTGGTCGGCACGCTGTGGTCCCGCTCCGGCGGCGTGGTCGCCCACCCGGACAACGCCTACCGGCTGCTCCGCGAGCAGGGCCAGCTCGTGCTCGTCTTCCCCGAGGGCACGAAGGGCACCGGCAAGCTGTACACGGACCGCTACCAGCTCCGCCGGTTCGGACGGGGCGGGTTCGTGGAGATCGCCATGCGGGCCGGCGTGCCGATCGTGCCGATCGCCGTCGTGGGCGCCGAGGAGGCGATGCCGATCGTCGCCAAGGTTCCCCGGGTGGCGAGCGCGCTGGGCGTGCCCTACGTCCCGGTCACCGCCAACCAGCTCCTGTTCGGCCCGGTCCTCGGCCTCGTCATGCCGCTGCCGGCCAAGTTCAAGCTCCGGGTCCTCGACCCCGTCCACTTCGACGTCCCACCCGACCGGCCCCGCTACTCCCGCAGCCGGATCATGGACGAGTCCGAGGCCATCCGGCGCCGCATCCAAGAGGCGTTGGCCGACATGCTGCGCGCCCGGCGCAGCATCTGGTTCGGCTGA
- a CDS encoding enoyl-CoA hydratase, translating to MSVRTETGDGVAVVVLDDPGRRNALTQAMVDGIVTAFDRLEVDGGIGAVIVTGAPPAFCAGADLGDLAGGTRQGLLAIYEGFLRVARSPLATVAAVNGAAVGAGMNLALACDVRLAGRSARFDTRFLDLGLHPGGGHTWLLRRAVGDAVARAMLLFGRRLDGEAAARTGLAWAVVDDDTLLDEARDVARAAASAPRQLVAEIKRTLADMAAVDDHPSAVERELAPQVQSMEDPAFAERLAALRRRVARPD from the coding sequence GTGAGCGTCCGCACCGAGACGGGGGACGGCGTCGCCGTCGTCGTCCTCGACGACCCCGGCCGTCGCAACGCGCTGACCCAGGCGATGGTCGACGGGATCGTCACCGCCTTCGACCGCCTCGAGGTGGACGGCGGGATCGGCGCGGTGATCGTGACCGGCGCACCGCCCGCCTTCTGCGCCGGCGCCGACCTCGGCGACCTCGCCGGCGGCACCCGCCAGGGCCTGCTCGCGATCTACGAGGGGTTCCTGCGGGTCGCCCGGTCGCCGCTCGCCACGGTGGCCGCCGTGAACGGGGCGGCGGTGGGGGCGGGGATGAACCTCGCCCTCGCCTGCGACGTCCGCCTCGCCGGCCGGTCGGCCCGCTTCGACACCCGCTTCCTGGACCTCGGCCTCCACCCCGGCGGCGGCCACACGTGGCTGCTGCGGCGGGCCGTCGGCGACGCCGTCGCCAGGGCGATGCTCCTGTTCGGGCGGCGGCTCGACGGTGAGGCCGCGGCGAGGACCGGCCTGGCGTGGGCGGTCGTGGACGACGACACCCTGCTCGACGAGGCGCGGGACGTGGCCAGGGCGGCCGCGTCGGCGCCCCGTCAGCTGGTGGCCGAGATCAAGCGGACCCTGGCGGACATGGCCGCGGTCGACGACCACCCGTCGGCCGTCGAGCGCGAGCTCGCCCCGCAGGTGCAGTCGATGGAGGACCCGGCGTTCGCCGAGCGACTGGCCGCGCTCCGGCGCCGCGTCGCCCGGCCCGACTGA
- a CDS encoding MFS transporter produces MPSTSPDRPARPGLREAGAAFRHRNFAVFWVGALLSNTGSWMQNITVPFVVYELTRSAGWVGFAAFMQMMPNVVVGPLAGAIADRFPRRRVLMVTQSLQAVVAVALWAVWAAGVATPGVIVTLVAVNGLIAGLNIPSWQAFVSELVPREALLNAVTLNSAQFNASRALGPALGGIVLGTLGPGAAFLVNAGSYAAVLVALGLVRLAATPRRSGSLHVWAQFREGVSYVRTQPGIKACMGLVTLLGFLGMPVFQLAPVFAREVYDVGGALYG; encoded by the coding sequence GTGCCCTCGACGTCGCCCGACCGCCCCGCGAGGCCGGGGCTGCGGGAGGCGGGGGCCGCCTTCCGGCACCGCAACTTCGCCGTCTTCTGGGTCGGGGCGCTGCTGTCCAACACCGGCAGCTGGATGCAGAACATCACGGTCCCGTTCGTCGTCTACGAGCTGACGCGGAGCGCCGGGTGGGTGGGCTTCGCAGCGTTCATGCAGATGATGCCGAACGTCGTCGTCGGCCCCCTGGCCGGCGCCATCGCCGACCGGTTCCCCCGCCGACGGGTGCTGATGGTGACCCAGTCGCTCCAGGCCGTCGTGGCCGTCGCCCTGTGGGCGGTGTGGGCGGCCGGGGTGGCGACCCCCGGCGTGATCGTCACCCTCGTCGCCGTGAACGGCCTGATCGCCGGGCTCAACATCCCGTCGTGGCAGGCGTTCGTCAGCGAGCTGGTGCCGCGGGAGGCGCTGCTCAACGCGGTGACATTGAACTCGGCGCAGTTCAACGCGTCGCGGGCGCTCGGCCCGGCGCTCGGCGGCATCGTCCTCGGCACGCTCGGTCCCGGCGCCGCGTTCCTCGTGAACGCCGGCTCCTACGCGGCGGTGCTCGTCGCGCTCGGGCTCGTGCGACTGGCCGCGACGCCGCGGCGGAGCGGCTCGCTCCACGTGTGGGCCCAGTTCCGCGAGGGGGTGAGCTACGTCCGGACCCAGCCGGGGATCAAGGCGTGCATGGGGCTCGTCACCCTGCTCGGGTTCCTCGGGATGCCGGTGTTCCAGCTGGCGCCGGTGTTCGCCCGTGAGGTCTACGACGTCGGCGGGGCGCTGTACGGG
- a CDS encoding NAD-dependent epimerase/dehydratase family protein — MGRRVLITGLGTFWGGRVAQSLERDPSVDVIVGLDAREPTVELERTEYVRSEPDYGILARVVKATKVDTIVHTFLMVDSTQMPARRLHEINVIGTMNLFAAAAAPGSTVRTVAVKSSTLVYGAAASDPVWFDEDTPRSDPPATRVERSLVEVEGYVNDFAEDNPDVCVSLLRFSNVLGTDIVTPLSKALGMPFVPSVFGFDPRFQFVHEGDVIRAIRFVLDNRVPGVFNVAGDGLLPWSEVAAICGKRTIPLPPIATGLAVAPLRRAGVDLPPELLDLLRYGRGVDNRRLKRAGFRYEHTSAGAVEAYAEAMRLRRAMGTVLPGYTYERDVEEFFRHSPAVVREPDRSSR; from the coding sequence ATGGGCCGCCGCGTCCTCATCACCGGCCTCGGCACGTTCTGGGGCGGCCGGGTGGCCCAGTCCCTCGAGCGGGACCCGTCCGTCGACGTCATCGTCGGGCTCGATGCCCGGGAGCCCACCGTCGAGCTGGAGCGCACCGAGTACGTCCGCAGCGAGCCGGACTACGGCATCCTCGCCCGGGTCGTGAAGGCGACGAAGGTCGACACCATCGTCCACACCTTCCTCATGGTCGACTCCACGCAGATGCCGGCCCGCCGGCTGCACGAGATCAACGTCATCGGGACCATGAACCTGTTCGCCGCGGCGGCGGCGCCGGGCAGCACCGTGCGGACGGTGGCGGTGAAGTCGTCGACCCTGGTCTACGGGGCGGCGGCCTCCGACCCGGTGTGGTTCGACGAGGACACGCCCCGCAGCGACCCGCCGGCGACGAGGGTCGAGCGGTCGCTCGTCGAGGTCGAGGGCTACGTGAACGACTTCGCCGAGGACAACCCCGACGTCTGCGTCAGCCTGCTCCGCTTCTCCAACGTGCTCGGCACCGACATCGTGACGCCGCTGTCGAAGGCGCTCGGCATGCCGTTCGTGCCGTCGGTGTTCGGCTTCGACCCCCGCTTCCAGTTCGTCCACGAGGGCGACGTCATCCGGGCCATCCGCTTCGTGCTCGACAACCGGGTGCCCGGCGTGTTCAACGTCGCCGGCGACGGGCTGCTCCCGTGGAGCGAGGTGGCCGCCATCTGCGGCAAGCGGACGATCCCGCTGCCGCCCATCGCCACCGGCCTGGCCGTCGCGCCGCTGCGGCGGGCCGGCGTCGACCTGCCCCCCGAGCTGCTCGACCTGCTGCGGTACGGGCGGGGGGTCGACAACCGCCGCCTCAAGCGGGCCGGGTTCCGGTACGAGCACACGTCGGCCGGGGCCGTCGAGGCCTACGCCGAGGCTATGCGCCTCCGCCGGGCCATGGGGACGGTCCTGCCCGGCTACACGTACGAGCGGGACGTCGAGGAGTTCTTCCGGCACTCGCCGGCGGTGGTGCGCGAGCCCGACCGATCGTCGCGGTGA